The Desulfatiglans anilini DSM 4660 genomic interval GTCCACAATGTCGAAGCAGATCAGATAGAACATGGCTCATCCCACCTGTGACCATGGAAACGGCTGATACGCCTTCAATTCCCCCAGCAAATACCTCTCGAAGCGCCTCACCTGCTCCAGGATCAACCCCCGGTAGGTCAGCCTCTGATCCCCGTCAGGAGGCTTCACCCGCTGCTCCATCCACTTTTCGTAGGACTTGAGCAGTGCGCGCGAGGTGGCGGGCTTCATCTCGACGGGGCGTTTCCCCTTGAGATCCTCTTCGTCGACGAAATCCGTGTCCTCGATCTTCCGGTAGACGAAGTCGTCCGGGCTGAGGACACTTCGGTTGATAAGCGCCAGCACGAACCGGTCGGCCAAAAAGACGCGCCACTCCTCGACGAGGTCGCAGGCAAGCGACGGCCGCCCGTAGTCCTCCAGGTGCAGCGCACCCAGGTACGGATCCAGACCGACGATCTTGATGGCGGTCAGGACCTCGCTCGTCAACAGCGTGTAGACGAATGAAAGCAGCGCGTTGACCGGGTCGAGCGGCGGCCGGCGGTTGCGGCCCTTGAAGGTGAAGGCCGGGTTCCGCACCAGCCGTGGAAAGCCCTCGTAGTAGACGCGCGTCCCCTGCCCCTCGATCCCCCTGACAATGTCCAGATCGACGGCCGGGTCCAGCGCGCTCCTCTCCATGGCGCGGATCGTGGCCGCCCGCGCCAGCAGGGAATCGACCCCGAGCTGCTTCCCCCTCAGGGCGAGAAAACGCGCCTGGCCGCGGAGCTTGCCGCCGACAATGGAGCGCGCGGTCTCGAGGGCGAACCCGGGGTCGGAGAGCCGCAGATACTGCGCTTTGCGCCGGCCGACGTGCTTGTGTTCGTCGACCGACAGCCGCCCCTCGAACCCCCCGCGGGGGTTCAGGAGGACCGTCTCCACACGGCTGCGAATCAGCATGCGCAGCACCGCACCGCTGATGGAGGTGTAGCCTACGAGGATCAATTGCTCCAGGTGTTCGAGGTCGATCTCCTCTTCGACCCTCCCATCCCGGAAAAGGGCGAGGTTTCCGCCTGATTTCCTCAGATAGCTCCCATTTTCGAGCACATACATCCGCTGCACAGCATCCCCCTCAAGACGTCTCCCGCACCGCGGGCAGAAAACGCGTCACCAGGTCGAGGCTTCGCCGAAGGTGCTCCAGGGCATCCGCCAAATTTTCGACCCGTTCTGCCGCCACGGGCAGGTCTTCGGTCATCCACTCCCGACAGTGGAGCAGCGGATGCGCGTAAGGAAGCGGAGAATCGAACCGGCAGAAATCCAGGGCAACCCCCAGCAGGGTGTGGATCTTCCGGCAACCCAGGGGCGTGCCCCTCAGCCGCGAGAGCTTGTAGTCGACGAGGTGCGGGTTGTACTCCGGCACAGGCTGAAGCAGCGCGTGAAGAAGCGTCTTGCCCCGCTTGAGAAAGCCGACGGTGGCAAAGAGGATCTTCTCTTCGCGCACCCCCATCGCCTTTCCGTTGCGGCAGGCCGTGATCAACTGGCCGAGCGGAGGGCACCGCTCCAAGAGCCGGTGAAGCTCAGGGAAGCGCGCGATCCACTCCCCCTGCCGGGGGTGGATGAGAACGCCGCCGCCGGACCCCGTCTTCCCGAGCGGCGGGTCCTTTTTCTCCAACGTCGAGTAGGCGGCGCCCTCCAGGACCTCCAGGGCCTGCCACACATCCCCGGATCTTTTCGGCAGAAAATAGGAGGGCTTTCCGGTGACCCGGTGCAGCCCGAGGGGAAGCTTCACGAGGTTCCCGAGCCCCTTCCCCGCCAGCTGGTCCTGCTTCGGAAAGACCTCCAGATCGAAAAACGTCAAATCGGGCCTGAGCGCCCCGGCAAGCGCTGCGAGCGCCTCCTTGAGCGGCCGCGCCGGGACAGGCTCCTCGAAAAAGAACCAGAAGTGATACCCCTTCCCCCCGCTGAACTCCGGCAGCGCGAAAAGGTTCATCGGCTTTCCGAGTTCCTGAACGCGCTCCACCAGGTACGCGCATTCGCGCT includes:
- the cas1 gene encoding CRISPR-associated endonuclease Cas1 codes for the protein MYVLENGSYLRKSGGNLALFRDGRVEEEIDLEHLEQLILVGYTSISGAVLRMLIRSRVETVLLNPRGGFEGRLSVDEHKHVGRRKAQYLRLSDPGFALETARSIVGGKLRGQARFLALRGKQLGVDSLLARAATIRAMERSALDPAVDLDIVRGIEGQGTRVYYEGFPRLVRNPAFTFKGRNRRPPLDPVNALLSFVYTLLTSEVLTAIKIVGLDPYLGALHLEDYGRPSLACDLVEEWRVFLADRFVLALINRSVLSPDDFVYRKIEDTDFVDEEDLKGKRPVEMKPATSRALLKSYEKWMEQRVKPPDGDQRLTYRGLILEQVRRFERYLLGELKAYQPFPWSQVG
- a CDS encoding CRISPR-associated primase-polymerase type A1; this translates as MKPPAEAAPKRPAAPDFELLFSRLRSFIIENREIEKCREILRKMDVLQRLNPEQCLEWSRLAQMAGEMDVACRTLGDLNRRHPAFEPGWREHIELLVLLGKGAEAAALRARAQGAIPGFGQHDAQPVHTGDGGGDFQFLDEPFAAMKREERLIARYMALFQGREDCFARQWADRNAGTSGYVPVRRAIEPADVRDHLRGLKTYGIYLLRRDSRVATGVIDADLKQAYRTGAALAKERSGIQRECAYLVERVQELGKPMNLFALPEFSGGKGYHFWFFFEEPVPARPLKEALAALAGALRPDLTFFDLEVFPKQDQLAGKGLGNLVKLPLGLHRVTGKPSYFLPKRSGDVWQALEVLEGAAYSTLEKKDPPLGKTGSGGGVLIHPRQGEWIARFPELHRLLERCPPLGQLITACRNGKAMGVREEKILFATVGFLKRGKTLLHALLQPVPEYNPHLVDYKLSRLRGTPLGCRKIHTLLGVALDFCRFDSPLPYAHPLLHCREWMTEDLPVAAERVENLADALEHLRRSLDLVTRFLPAVRETS